The nucleotide sequence tggtTGATAATTCACTGTTAGTGTGGGGCTCTCTTAAGAGCAGGATTTCAATGTTCAGTCAGTTTTCAGGCTCGCATAGCCGTCTTTTTTAGGACGCCACGCTGACAGCTCTTGTCTTAGCGAGAGttcattaattattatatttcagtaaaaactacaaattttaCCATAACCTTTATAAAAACTAACAAAGATCTTCTTGAAGCGgcaaaataacaataattattggacacgtagtgaacatagcgatcgtttcaatattatgttgttgttcttgttctttgacacgtttttaaaaagtcgcttttcgctttgattactggaccaattgctttgaaattttcagtggttaaagataaaaatttcttcagaaggctattactttctttttttttgctatgacgtcatcaaaattattgccattaggtggcgctacgtgtccatatatttgagcgtagctctcttgttactaGAAAGACTGATTTCTTgtcttttttgttaaataataaaatctatttagcacaaattgtacatttcccctgttttatttttttagaatttatgCGTCAAAGAGTCAACATTTCACAAGTTTCTccgattatgataaaattatttacagtttGTGAAAATACCGCTGCACGACTCGCAGCGCGCACTGTTGCTTTTGACGTGCTTCGTGTTTCACAAGCTTCTGTtgcatcaattttcaaattctataCATTAATATGGTGTCCCGGAATAGTTTAACACAAAGTTGGCAAACCCATTCCAGGCCCTAGAAATAAATGGAATCTTCGTTgatgtatatatttgttttttgtatgttattattatttatagtaTTCATTTATCATTATTGTCttcattaattattttttacaaaCTCGTGAATTcacaatgtttaaaaaaaactaaaaaagggATTTGCTCAACCTTGTGGACTGTTCTATAAGGTAACCACTCTGCGTCACCCTTTCTGTATTTTCTATTCTGCCGTTGTATTATTTTAGAGTGCGCGTGTTCTTTTTgcgcggtaccggtacctaactcgtaggattgacatatttatcccggggagggGAAAGCCGATACCGTAATACAGCTTACAATAGTACGTTGCGTTCTGTACATAGTTCAGTGGTTTGTGGACGTTTAAATCTGCAAATGCCATCTGTATAGCCTTACCATATACCTACAACGGTAAGTTACGTACCTAccgggtaccggtaccgtaccggtatatTATACCAATCTGCAGAATGGTGGAACGCCATCTCGATCTCTCTCGGACGCCTGGACGCTGGTGAAATTCCAGCCCACACTTGGTAGCCTACTTTTTGTTAGGCCTGTACCAGTTCAGCAGTTTGGTACCGGTAATGCTTACAATCATTTATTGTTGTTTCGACTGAATAATCAAATATTGGGTAATGTAATATTACCGTAATACTTTGATATTCTAAAtttatgaatttcaaaattgtgaGTAAttttgggtctggtatagtttagtaccacatgcacttctagttggcctggcccaacaatttttgaatatgtcattcctaactgACCCTCGTCCCCCACCAGACCAGACTAccaaaaaattatgtcactaccgTACAGGCTTACAGCACTACGATGCCACAGTGGCCTAATAAATAGGCTACCTCCAAAGtgcagaagtgtgtgtacgGATGGTTGGATGGTCGTCTAAAACACACAGACAATCGCCCAAAATCGAGAAAGCTATTTTTCTCGTCGAAACGGTCCTAATACAGTGATATGAGAGAGACCGCTGGCGTAAGTGAGTTTGGTAtcgtcggcgcagatgccattggcaagctctatgacgtgattgtgtcgtcgtagtgacgtaacttttggatgacatagtcagatgggggttaggaataacatatacaaaattcggatctcgtgtagtttcgtacctaacgtacttctagtgggcgtagcataactgCATAACACTTTTttgacatgtcaatcctaaccccacttgactacgccatccaaaattacgtcaccacgacgtcacaatcacgttaTAGAGCTTGCCAAAAACAAATACGATCGCCcaaaatggcatcggcgccgacgataaagaactgactaacgttagcgatctctctcctatcgggatcgttgcgacgagaaaacgagagaaatagctgttcgatttcgggttctcgtctgcgcgtcttgggtgacagttcgtatagtttgaagggctctattacgtcactgtgacgtaatttttggatggcgtagtcaggtggggttagttaggattgatacgtgaaaaaattgttatgccacGCCCTCtggaagtacgttaggtacgaaactacatgagaccccaaaAGTCTTTATGCTACGTCCACCGGAATACTTGCagacttgtggtactaaaccaTACTAGACTCGTAATTTTCTCATGTGCGGTCGATCTGTCAGTGGTTATACTGTGATTTATACGTTGAAGAACTCTGCTGCTTTCAGGCTTTGATATTTCCTGTTAATTGGTTATTTCATATTACGGTATTAACTTTCTTGCTTTGATAATATATAGATCAAAGCTAATATGTTCGTTGCAAATCAATACTAATCTCGGCTTAGTTACAGAAGTTACAGACATCAGGACATGGCCTAACAAACACAATGGTCTGAGAGTGGGCTgccataatacagtaatacaaGTGTGGACTGGCATCATAGTACAGTAGTACTGATACCAGTAGCTCACAGCTTCAATCCAACTCCACGCAACAACTATTGTTTCCATTATGATGAATGATTGATTGTGAATGATTCATTACTAATGATTCAATCTTTGATCATTTTTTCTGAATATGTTTATTGTTGTAAAATATTCTATGTTTCTCCAAACATGTAGGCTGTTTTGCTGTTTACAGTTTGTGTAACTTGTCTTTCGAATCTTATTTCTCTCTTCATAAGCATTGAATCAAACAGTACATCGAAATGACTGATTGGAAAGATATTGAACAACTGCAGTTAGACCTGAAAAGGGTGCAGGAATCTACGACAGTTCAAAAATTGTCAGAAAGAAATTGTATCGAGATATTACTCAAGTTGCAAGAAATGAAATTACTGGATGTGATTCACACAATGGATGGAAAAGAATACTTGACACCTTCTCAGCTAACTCAAGAAATCAAAAATGAACTGTACATTCATGGTGGACTGGTCAGCTTAGTCGAGTTGCAAAGTCTTCTTAATATAGATTTTTCCTATATTGAATCAAAAGCGAATGAGATCGCTTCTTCCAGCAATTCCATCTTTCTTGTATTGGGTAAGCTTCTGGACAAGGCTTATTTGGACAACATTGcggaagaaataaatgatacaTTGCAATCAATTGGCCAAGTGAAGATAGCGGATTTGTGCAAAAGTTATGATTTGCCTGGTGAATTTCTCATTGCAGAATTAGTCAACCGTCTTGGCACAATTATTGATGGTCGTTTGGATGAAAATAACAAGGATGCTATATTCACAGAAGCCTTCATAAGCAGACATAAGTGTAAGATACGTGGCATTCTCACAGCAATTTCACGACCCACTTCTCTCCAACCTATTTTGGGAGAATGCAAAATGTCATCAAAACTGTTTTATGCTATTATTGATGAACTTCTTGCAGAAAATCGTATTCATGGAGATTTTGTGGGGAAGCGTTCAAATAAGTCTACTTTTCTTCCAGAAATGTATGTTAAAACGCAGAATCAATGCATTGATAATTTTTATCAGCAGAATGGATATCTTGAATACGATATGCTGACAAAAATGGGAATCGGTGATGCAAAATCATATATTCGTAGACGCTTCAATGATACTATTTCTCTTAACACTGTATGTGTTGGATCAACAATAGTCAGTCTCATCGCAGCTACTGTCGATGAGACTCTCTCAACCAATAGTTGGGTGGATGTGCAACCTATTCTTCCCTCACCTTTCACAGATGCAGATTCTACACAATTATTACAGCATGTTCTCAAAGATCACAAAAGTGATGAGAAAGAAATAGGTTTGGTGGTCGATTCCATATTTGCATCTGTTGCATTTGAAGAGAAATGTAAATCACTTTTTGATCCTATTCTCAAGGAAAGAGCTGAGATTTCTGCAAAAGATGCAACTGTTTTTGCTTTAACAGAAGAAGAAATGGAATTGTATTCTTTTCAAATGAGTGGCAGAAAACAACCTGATGCCAAGGAGACTGTAGAAAAGTCTAACATTGTGCCAGACAGTGGAAGAAAAAAACGTGAGAAAGGATCTGGTGGATCTGGTATAGGTGGAAGGGAGGTAAAGACAAGaggaaaagataaaaaaaaattgaagaaacaacAAGAATTGGAAGCTTCTTTGGGTGAAGCAGAATCAATCAAAAAACATACAACTTCATCTGAAATCGAGTTCATGAATGTCAGTGAACTGACACAGTTTTTGACGGACAGTGTTGAAGGACATTGTCCGGAAGCACTTCTTGAAACCATTGCGATACGCTTGCACAGACCACTCACCAAAACTTTCCAAGAAATGTCTAAATCTGTTTTTCAGTTTACAATATCGcagaaaaagaataaaaaaggtAATCAGGAACATAGTGATGCTCCAGTTGTCAGTTCATCAAacaaaaaatcaagaaaagcataTGAGGAAGAAATCAATACATTGTTAGCGAATATAAATTTGTTCGTGGcagcatttgaatattttggaaATGAGATTTCAATTCTTTTACGCCGAAATCTACTTCACACTCTATGCACTGATCTGGTGAACGCTTTGTTCAATATGATCGGCACAGAATATTTAACAGGCCTAGATGAGAAAAGCCAAATTACTCCTGAAATCAGAATAAAGATTTTAACAAGACTGCCAGAGGAATATCACACTCCTTTGAAAACACTTCATCAAGCTTTAACTGGAAAAAGCTTGGAAGACTTCAACTCCGCTCTAATAAAAGCCTGTTCTAATGATGTTTGTGATGTTTTGCTAAAGAAATTAGATAAAAAAAGAGAACGGCAGATATTGCATGGATATAAAATGTCTCTTATGCAACAGCTTGAACAGGACAAAGACCCTGCTACATCTCTTCATCTTGCTGTTGCCATAATCTTCCAAAGTTTGACTGGAAAAATGCTCCATATCCCTGGGAAATGTGTCCCACATATCATATTGTTTTTGAGGAGCCACATAACTCAAGCAGCTTATGAAAATCTTACCGACTTTCAAGCGATAGTGATACAGAGCTTGGATGGTTCAGTGAGCCAATCTgatattgaaattgaattgtCAAAATTAAGAGAATTAGTGGTCAATACTAAAAAGAAACCTACAGAACAATAACAAACTAAAAAGTGTTAATAACAGTTTTTCTGGAATGGTGAatcataattttgaatatttttggcaTCTTATATTTGTTATTATAAATGTTAATAGGACTACAGTCTAGAGGATTTATATATATGTCCAGATGTCCACTGAATCTAGTTTGTTACATAAAAATGGTGATCCTTCGTGTTCCACATGTTGATCTTGCATACTAGAATTTTTATAAACAGATAATAGTTGCCCTTGGCAATTTTTGTCATATAGCACCTATTTTATTACTTGCATATAGATTCATGCAGAGATTttgttgtttgaaatatttaattaataccACATCTCAGAACTGGTGATTGCAATACTcgaattgaacaaaattatgCCACTCCTCAATAGGATATTATTACGTCATTTTTTCTCAcataatttgaatatgttttcAAGTTTGTTCGTCAGCATCTCTTGGGATTCCAGaaaatggaatttttatttttcattgcagtgcaattttattattcagaaatATATACAGAATTCTGTTTGTTTGTAATTAGAAGATATTATATATACCGTAAATAGCTATTCTATGAGGGTGAAGGTGATTTAAATACCACCGAAACTGATAAAATGCTCTATAATATCCTCTACGTACAAACAAAACAGTATTTAATctaatgtattttattttttgggtgTAAATACATgtgatataattttatttttggtgtTTTACCAGGTAATACCATCATGGGTATTGATATTGTAGCTCTATTAATTAGCATTGTCATAACTGGGATAATAGGCTCTTTTGTTATCCAGTATTTTCATATTGGTGacaaacaaaaaagaaagaaaaagaaaacaaaagccaAGTATTCAGAGAATTTGGCTCAGCCAGATGGGCCAAGATTGAAGCTGATTTATGGAACTCAATCTGGTAAAGCAAAACGATTCTGTCTTGAATTAGGCCGTCGTGCCCAAAGCAtggatttaaaatttgaaatcattgaCATCACAGACTATGATCCAGAAGACAGACTTTCTAGTGATGCTTCAGCGTTgtcaatttgtatttttcttatttcaacaTATACAGGTGGTTTGCCACCTGACGACGCGAAGTGGTTTTATAAATGGGTTGATGAAGCTGCTAATGATTTCAGAGTTCAGAAATCATTGCTTCAAGGCCTCACGTATGCAGTATTTGGACTTGGTAATTCTGTGTATGAAGAAAACTATAACACAGTTGCTAAGCATTTGGACAAATGTCTCCACAAactatgtgcaacaagatgttTCCCTCTTGGAAAAGGTGATGAAAATGTGGCTAATAGTGCTCATGGCAGTCAAGAATTGGATTTTGACGCCTGGGCAAATGATGTATTATCGGTTGTAGTAGATTTGTTAACTAGTCCAGCACAATTATCTAATGATGATGGCAATGGTACACGGATGGAAAAAATTGATGGTGATGACAGTGGAGCAGATTGCGTTGAAAGTAGCAGTGAGGACGAAAAGGAAGGAAGCGAAAGTGAAGCAGTCTTGGATGTTGAAGACATAGGTGACCGAATGCCACAAGTAAATCATTCACAGAATGGTGTGACTTTGAGGAAGAAAAAACGACCTGTTAAGGAAATGGTGACTCCAGCATTACGTCAAGCTCTGACAAAGCAAGGATATAAAATAGTGGGATCACATTCTGGTGTCAAACTTTGTCGCTGGACCAAATCTATGCTTCGTGGACGAGGAGGTTGCTACAAACATACATTTTATGGAATCGAGAGTCATAGATGCATGGAAACAACTCCGAGTTTAGCATGTGCAAATAAATGTGTCTTTTGCTGGCGGCATCACACAAATCCTGTGGGCACAGAATGGAAATGGAAAATGGATGAACCAGATATGATTGTTAAAGGTGCAATTGAAAATCACTACAGCATGATAAAACAGTTCAAGGGTGTGCCAGGTGTTCGCCCAGAGCGTTTTGTTGAAGGTTTCTCGATAAAACATTGTGCTCTTTCATTGGTTGGGGAACCTATCATGTATCCACAGATTAATACATTCATTGAAATGTTACATGAGAAAGGAATTTCATCATTTCTGGTTACAAATGCACAATTCCCtgatgaaataaaaactttgaAGCCCGTCACACAGCTTTACGTCAGTGTTGACGCAGCCACTCCTGATAGCCTGAAAAAGATAGATCGACCGTTATTCAAAGATTACTGGCCAAGATTCATTGATAGCTTGAAGGCATTGGGAGAAAAAGGACAAAGAACTGTGTATAGATTGACAATTGTAAAAGCATGGAACAACGAAGAGATACAGAATTATGCGGAGTTGGTTCAATATGGTAAACCAGACTTCATAGAAGTGAAGGGAGTTACTTATTGTGGTGATACATCTACTGCTGGTGGGCTTACTATGAAGAATGTGCCATGGCATGAAGAAGTATTACATTTTGTCTCCTTGTTAGCTGATATGCTGCCTGAATACGAACTTGCCTGTGAACATGAACACTCAAATTGTGTTCTAATTGCAAATACGAAGTTCAAAGTTGAAGGAAAGTGGCATACTTGGATAGATTACAGTCGATTCCATGAGCTGTACCAGGAATACAAGACGACAGGTGCCACCTTTTCTGCTCCAGATTATATGagcgcgaccccaaattgggcgGTCATTGGTGCTGATGAAAGAGGATTTGATCCAGGTGAAAAAAGATGGAGAAGAAAGTCAGGGAAGATTCAGGCTGGGTGTTAAAAAGCACTGTTTGTGGTCATTAGTAAATGATGCTATGAAGCAAAATATGTTCAGCACAGTTGATCATGAAAAGAAGTCTGAATTGATTTTGATTGTAGTGAAGCCATGAGATGTTATTGAATTGAGAAAGGTGTTTCAGATTTTGTAACAAACTTGTTTGAGTTTTGCATTCTCTGAGCTGCTTGTTTCATGTACTATGAACGGAACTTGTCTATAATTGTTTGAGAATATGAATTTCTCATTAGGTTAGCGCAATATTCCATATAATGGATTACATTCTTGAAGCATTTGTGAATTTGCCATTTTTAACCAGCTAGGATTAGTTTTGACCAAACTAGGATCAGTTTAACTTAGGTCTcgttcccaacaaaaaaaaattgataactaGTCAAAACAATGATATTCCAGCTAATTTGAGTTTAATTGCTGGTGGTGATTCTGAAATTTGTGTAAATTTCTCCCATAAATACCAGTCgtcatatttgttttattttcttagGATTGCTTCTCAAAACCTAGTTGTACAACATTTGATATGAATCTTACACAATATTGCACGATTTTTTCGTCAAATTGCTTTCAGCAATGGTGTTTTCTCAATTTTTAAGGTGGTGGTgtgtaaaaatacagtaaaatctAAGAGCTTGATCAAAGAGAATCGTAAGTCATATTATCAGGAGGCGAATTTCATAAGAATAGTGGCGTTTGACACATTTAGTTCCAATCATTTGGTTGATCATTACCTTGCCCAGAAACAACAACATTGTATTACctaaaccagggtggtccaaactgtcggccgcatgcggcccccGGACACATTTTGTGCGGCCTGCGGAACAATTTTAGCTTAAACTAAACCATTGACTGAcagctgacttagcgccgcgcgatccagtttttttttttatctgggtTCGGagtcccaacttagacggacttggttttTCTTCGACAATAGCACCTGGTctgctcacgctacaagtaataaaacgagaatatcggtcggagacagaagacttatcgatcggaggttaggggatctcccaaaacagctatctcactccatagtgacgccgtgtgtcccatcattgattaattaataactcgctataggacataattcatcgaaaatcaataggcttctgttccgaactatgatgaatgcacatgcaaaatttggagcagattcaacctcgctttcgtgagatatcgcgtgtatctaacagacaaattcTAAACAAGTAGGACACGACACAAGTGGACTGCCAAATCGGTACTAACAACTTGGAGTTCCGAAAAATAAAATGCTGCAAGTCAAAGTTGATGGCTAGCGTCATATATTTCTAAATACGTACCATTAAACGGAATTATTCATTTCCGCCGTTTGAATTCATTGTAATCTTAAAAGCGTGACATACCGGCGCCGAAGAATAAAAAGAAGATCATGTATTTTTCttaagctatatatatatatatcgaatttAGTTTCAATGCAATCAGCAGTCGTTGGCGCCGAAGAATAAAAAGAAGATCATGTATTTTGCttaagctatatatatatatatcgaatttAGTTTCAATGCAATCAGCAGTCGTTTTCGCAAACGGTCCAACAACGCAAGGAACGTAGGCCTACTAACCAGACTTGGTGCATACATTTTAGGACGCGATAACACGGGTTTTGTATCATCTCCAAATAATTCACACTGCTTAAGTTGGGTGAATATTTCGAATCAATGTGTGCAGTGTACGAACgttcaatattttcattatttaacaATCTTGGGATTCAGACTTATAAATATAAAAGCGTTCTCAATGAACAATTAAAGAGGGCTAACCAAAGCAAAAGTTTTTCCGATCTAAAATTGTTTATCATATAGAACTCGTGTCgaggtatttttaaaatttcccaGGTTTTAAATTACTAAGTCGGACAGACAGAGCTGCAGAACTGATTTAATCCATGTAAACTTAGTAAATCCCGGGATGGTGGAAACAAGCAAGtctatttttatataaagcTCAGGAAAACCATGCATAATCTTACAGAAATGtattagagcagtggttttcaaactggggtccgcaAGGAAACGTCAAGAGCATTCAGTTTCTGCGTTATATGCAAACGTTGTCTTTTTGCATTTTCTTCTCGTTGTTgagaaaaaaatcgctttcctGTTCCGCGTTGCCATCATGCTGCGGGCACATTTTGACGACGGCTCTGATATAAGGGGTGGCCATTTCCATAACAACTTCGAAGATCAAACGCCTTGTGGAGAATAAACAAGAGCATCCATCTTACCGTGTGTGATTGTTAGCCTATCAGTGATACTGATAGATGATCGATGAAATGCGTGTTTTTGAGGTGTCCGTGATTTCCGAGTGTTTGTTTGCtcatcttttatatatattcattgcaatATTACACTATGCTCTTATGAAACACTGGTAGCCTATAcgtttttttgtataatttgggCTCGGATCCTTTATTGAAAACTCGGAGGTTCGTGAAGAACTCTGACATCCACAGGAGATCCGTGGGGGTATACAGTTAGGAAATCCCTGGCATAGAGGATCTATGTTTGTGAAAATTCCCACCGGAAATCAGCTATTTTAAGATGTTCATGgaatattattaatgttagcGCGTTAATTAGAATCACCGATAAATATAGTCAAGTTGAATACAGGTCCAAGTTACTGCTTGAAGGAATTCCTGCATTGACAAAACTTGCTCGAAAttctagatatatatatatatagaacatGGCGAGTCTAGAATCTGTTCAACAGCATCGTAGTGCTGCTATTTGCTTATCAGACTCAGAAGAATGATATATATGCATACAAAATTAAAGTACGCTTCAACTCTTGTTTTTTAGAATCATCTGAAGATCCCGTTTGACTATTTCAAGCGACAAAAAATCACTTCAAGGTAATAAAGCTGCACTTTTTTGGCATCAGCGAGTTTTTGAAATAGCGGGT is from Styela clava chromosome 9, kaStyClav1.hap1.2, whole genome shotgun sequence and encodes:
- the LOC120340174 gene encoding E3 UFM1-protein ligase 1-like, translated to MTDWKDIEQLQLDLKRVQESTTVQKLSERNCIEILLKLQEMKLLDVIHTMDGKEYLTPSQLTQEIKNELYIHGGLVSLVELQSLLNIDFSYIESKANEIASSSNSIFLVLGKLLDKAYLDNIAEEINDTLQSIGQVKIADLCKSYDLPGEFLIAELVNRLGTIIDGRLDENNKDAIFTEAFISRHKCKIRGILTAISRPTSLQPILGECKMSSKLFYAIIDELLAENRIHGDFVGKRSNKSTFLPEMYVKTQNQCIDNFYQQNGYLEYDMLTKMGIGDAKSYIRRRFNDTISLNTVCVGSTIVSLIAATVDETLSTNSWVDVQPILPSPFTDADSTQLLQHVLKDHKSDEKEIGLVVDSIFASVAFEEKCKSLFDPILKERAEISAKDATVFALTEEEMELYSFQMSGRKQPDAKETVEKSNIVPDSGRKKREKGSGGSGIGGREVKTRGKDKKKLKKQQELEASLGEAESIKKHTTSSEIEFMNVSELTQFLTDSVEGHCPEALLETIAIRLHRPLTKTFQEMSKSVFQFTISQKKNKKGNQEHSDAPVVSSSNKKSRKAYEEEINTLLANINLFVAAFEYFGNEISILLRRNLLHTLCTDLVNALFNMIGTEYLTGLDEKSQITPEIRIKILTRLPEEYHTPLKTLHQALTGKSLEDFNSALIKACSNDVCDVLLKKLDKKRERQILHGYKMSLMQQLEQDKDPATSLHLAVAIIFQSLTGKMLHIPGKCVPHIILFLRSHITQAAYENLTDFQAIVIQSLDGSVSQSDIEIELSKLRELVVNTKKKPTEQ
- the LOC120340176 gene encoding S-adenosyl-L-methionine-dependent tRNA 4-demethylwyosine synthase TYW1-like produces the protein MGIDIVALLISIVITGIIGSFVIQYFHIGDKQKRKKKKTKAKYSENLAQPDGPRLKLIYGTQSGKAKRFCLELGRRAQSMDLKFEIIDITDYDPEDRLSSDASALSICIFLISTYTGGLPPDDAKWFYKWVDEAANDFRVQKSLLQGLTYAVFGLGNSVYEENYNTVAKHLDKCLHKLCATRCFPLGKGDENVANSAHGSQELDFDAWANDVLSVVVDLLTSPAQLSNDDGNGTRMEKIDGDDSGADCVESSSEDEKEGSESEAVLDVEDIGDRMPQVNHSQNGVTLRKKKRPVKEMVTPALRQALTKQGYKIVGSHSGVKLCRWTKSMLRGRGGCYKHTFYGIESHRCMETTPSLACANKCVFCWRHHTNPVGTEWKWKMDEPDMIVKGAIENHYSMIKQFKGVPGVRPERFVEGFSIKHCALSLVGEPIMYPQINTFIEMLHEKGISSFLVTNAQFPDEIKTLKPVTQLYVSVDAATPDSLKKIDRPLFKDYWPRFIDSLKALGEKGQRTVYRLTIVKAWNNEEIQNYAELVQYGKPDFIEVKGVTYCGDTSTAGGLTMKNVPWHEEVLHFVSLLADMLPEYELACEHEHSNCVLIANTKFKVEGKWHTWIDYSRFHELYQEYKTTGATFSAPDYMSATPNWAVIGADERGFDPGEKRWRRKSGKIQAGC